The window GGTCTCTACTGGATAAAGGACCCATGTGAACAGGTTGTTTTAACGCATTACCTACAACTAAGGACTTAAAGGACTCAGTCATTGCATTTACAGCCTTGTCATGCAACTCTTTTGGAACCAAGAACCTGGATGTGGCTAAACAAACTTGACCAGTATTTACCATGACTGACCACGTAACGTGTTCAATAGCTAAGTTGAAATCGCCATTTTTGGTGAGAACTGTAGCATTTTTCCCTCCTAGCTCTAACTGTAATCTGGTGAATCTATTTCCTATTTTACTATTTACTTCTTTCCCAACTTCAAGTGAACCCGTAAAAGAGAGAGCCTTTATCTCCTTGTTTGTCACTATCTCGTCTCCAACTTCTCTTCCTGACCCAGTAACTAAGTTCACTACACCCTCAGGTAGACCAGCTTCATATAGTGCATTAACAAGCTCGAATGCAACTGTAGGAGTGTTGGATGCAGGTTTAAATATAACTGTATTCCCTGTAGCCAAAGCAGGAGCTATCTTCCAACCAGGGATTAGGAATGGGAAATTCCATGGCGTTATGATCCCTACAACCCCAATTGGCTCCCTTATGGTTAGGTGCATACTATTCTTCATACTGGATTGTAAAGTTTTGCCATGGCTGTTTAGCGTTAACCCACCATAATATCTAAGCAAGGATGTGACTCTTTCCACTTCATATGCACTTTCTCCAAGAGTTTTTCCCTCTTCCATAGTTAAGGTCTTTGCAATCTCCTGCATTCTAGATTCCAATATATCTGCAGTTTTGAAGAGGATCTTAGCCCTCTCATATGCTGTATATTCCCTCCACTTCTCGTAGGACTCTTTTGCTATTTTTATTGCGTCTGCAACATCTTTTCTGAGGAGACGGGGAAACTTTGACACAATTTCTCTATAATCTGCTGGATTTCTTACTTCATACCACTCCCTGTCCACTGGTTTAACTAATTTACCTATATACACTCCTTTTTCCAATATCTCACCTCAAAATATTTTCACTTAGATATATTTTTGTTTATACATATATATTTAAACATTATTTTAATTATCTAAACCTGTCTAGATAATGAGAGTAGTTACGTGACTTCTGATTAAGATGGAACCTACAAACTTCTCTCTTTAGTTTTATTTTCCTAGTTGGCTTACAATGTTATACGTTAGTTGTCTCATGACTAAACTATATTAGTAGTATTATCTAAAAGAGTAGAAACCCAACTGTTCCAACTGAAAAGAGATGATATGAAATGTTTACACATTTGATAAAGTGTTTGGGAACGAAGACACGTATAAAAAAATAATAACTTCTTTATATTAGATTCACTAAAATACTCTATAGCCCTGTAGCCAGTAACGCGAAATATATTACAAATAGTATTGTAATTATTATGCTTCCTAACTTTAGGTCTCTAAATTTACCTGCGGCTAGCTTCAAAACAACATAACTTATGAAGCCTAATCCTATACCTGCTGTTATACTGTAAGTGAATGGGATTGAGATCATTGTAACAAATGCCGGTATAGTATCTGTCATATCATTATTTGTAACCAGCTTACCAGCCAACGATAGGAAGAGTAAGCCAACTAGCACAAGAACTCCACCGGTGGCAAAACCTGGGACTACTGAAAACAGTGGTGCTAATGGAATTGATGCGAAGAAGAGAAGCGAAATCACAAGTGCAGTTAATCCGCTCTTTCCCCCTTGCTCTATTCCTGTAGCACTTTCTACATAAATTACAGTTGTTGAAGTCCCAAAGAATGGAGCCAGTATGGAGGCAAGTGCATCAGAGATTAACGTCCTATTAATGTTCTTTATCTTCCCTTTTTCGTCTATAAGACCAGCCTTTGTTGCTAAACCTGAAATGGTTCCAACTCCGTCAAAAAAGTCCACAAGGAAGAGGGAAAACGCTATTGGGAAGCCCAGTCCAAACAGCACAAAGTATAGGTAGAATGAAGTACTTAGGTTTGGAACAATAGATGTGGCAAAGTCAGGAACTGTAAGGATAGCTGGGGGAAGGCTAACATATCCCATTACCCCTCCTACTACAGTTGTGGCAATTATTGCGATTATAAATCCACCAATTACTCTTGCTATAAGTAATGCAGCTGCAATGAAGAAGCTTATCAATCCTAGGTAGAAAGCTCCCTGAGATAAGAGAGCGGTATTTAGCTGAATGGGTGTTCCCTGTCCAGGTTCTACTATACCAATATCCGCAAGTCCAATCAGTGAAATGAATAACCCG is drawn from Sulfolobus acidocaldarius SUSAZ and contains these coding sequences:
- a CDS encoding aldehyde dehydrogenase; this encodes MEKGVYIGKLVKPVDREWYEVRNPADYREIVSKFPRLLRKDVADAIKIAKESYEKWREYTAYERAKILFKTADILESRMQEIAKTLTMEEGKTLGESAYEVERVTSLLRYYGGLTLNSHGKTLQSSMKNSMHLTIREPIGVVGIITPWNFPFLIPGWKIAPALATGNTVIFKPASNTPTVAFELVNALYEAGLPEGVVNLVTGSGREVGDEIVTNKEIKALSFTGSLEVGKEVNSKIGNRFTRLQLELGGKNATVLTKNGDFNLAIEHVTWSVMVNTGQVCLATSRFLVPKELHDKAVNAMTESFKSLVVGNALKQPVHMGPLSSRDQYEKVLGYVEIGKDEGAKLVYGGEPIKGENYDYGYFVKPTIFDNVTKDMRIAKEEIFGPILTIMTYESLDEAIEIVNSTDYGLTAEIVTNSLNEAMKFSEGVEAGVVKVNRPTVELDQWVPYGGFKGSGNDVYKELGEEALDFYTKIKAVHLQY
- a CDS encoding xanthine/uracil/vitamin C permease, which encodes MSVTGFFELKARNTNLKTETIAGITTFLAMAYILFVNPSILTGGFELALRTSLGLSPTAPIPAEYQSLDNVIRIGFTVATATAAAVATLIMALFGKMPFGLAPGMGENAFIAYTVIPSFTNVLITSHYMQGESAAVFAVYLSLISVFFNGILFLIFSVGGIREFIINSVPETLRIGIGIGIGLFISLIGLADIGIVEPGQGTPIQLNTALLSQGAFYLGLISFFIAAALLIARVIGGFIIAIIATTVVGGVMGYVSLPPAILTVPDFATSIVPNLSTSFYLYFVLFGLGFPIAFSLFLVDFFDGVGTISGLATKAGLIDEKGKIKNINRTLISDALASILAPFFGTSTTVIYVESATGIEQGGKSGLTALVISLLFFASIPLAPLFSVVPGFATGGVLVLVGLLFLSLAGKLVTNNDMTDTIPAFVTMISIPFTYSITAGIGLGFISYVVLKLAAGKFRDLKLGSIIITILFVIYFALLATGL